The genomic segment TAATTGTAGCATATCTGTTTCATATTTTCCTCCATAAGAACGAATAAACTGATTAGAATACTTGTTGTAGTTTTGTGATTTGACAGTGAAACTAAAAGACAGTATTAAAAAAAATACAAAATTAAATTTCGCCATAACAATTTGTTTTAAAACATTAATTTTTCTGTTAAATATTTACTAGTATAAGATTCTTTATTTCTCGCTAATGCTTCTGGAGTTCCTTGGAAAATTAGTTTTCCACCATTTTTTCCTCCTTCCAATCCTAAATCAATAATATAATCTGCACATTTTATAAGTTCTATGTTATGCTCAATAACAATTATAGAGTGTCCTCTATCTATTAAAGCATTAAAAGAGCGTAATAATTTTTTAATATCATGAAAATGTAAGCCTGTTGTGGGTTCATCAAAAATAAATAAGGCTTTGTCTTTTGTGTTTCCTTTTACTAAAAACGATGCTAATTTTATTCTTTGTGCTTCTCCACCAGAAAGTGTGGACGAAGATTGCCCTAATTGCACATACCCCAAACCAACATCTTGTAAAGGTTTTAGCTTTTGTGCAATTTTTGTGACTAAGTTTTCAGAGAAAAAAGCGACAGCATCATCAATCGTTAAATTTAAAATATCGTCTATATTTTTTCCTTGAAAATTGACTTCTAACACTTCTTTTTTAAAACGTTTTCCATTACAAGCATCACACTCCAAATGCACATCTGCCATAAATTGCATTTCAATGGTAACTTCTCCTTCGCCTTTACAAACTTCACAACGACCACCTTCAACATTAAAAGAAAAATGTTTGGGTTTGTAGTTTCTTATTTTCGATAATTTCTGATTTGAAAACAATGCACGAATATCATCATACGCCTTAATATACGTTACAGGATTCGAGCGAGAAGAACGCCCAATAGGATTTTGGTCGATAAATTCTACATGTTTTAAATTTTCGAAACTTCCTTTTATATCTGTATGCTGACCAATTTTTTCTCCATAACCAATCAGTTTTTTCTGCATAGTTGGGTACAAAATACTTTTTACCAACGTACTTTTTCCTGAACCAGAAACTCCTGTAATAACCGATAAACAATTCAGTGGAAAAGTAACATCTATATTTTTTAAATTGTGTTCTCTTGCACCAATTATTTGAATATTATTTTTTGATGTTCTACGTTTTGTAGGTACTTCAATTCGTAAATCGTTATTTAGATATTGCGCAGTTAAAGAATCGGATTTTAAAATTTCTTTAAATGTTCCTTCTGCAACTACATTTCCTCCAAAAGTTCCTGCTTCTGGGCCAATATCTATAATATAATCGGCCTCTTTCATAATATCTTCATCATGCTCAACCACTACAACTGTGTTGCCTAAGTCACGCAAGTCTTTTAAAACGCCAATCAATCTTTCTGTGTCTTTTGGATGCAAACCAATACTTGGTTCGTCTAAAATATACATGGAACCCACCAAGGAACTTCCCAACGAAGTTGCCAAATTTATACGCTGACTTTCGCCACCAGAAAGTGTGTTGGAAGTTCTGTTGAGGGTTAAATAATTCAACCCAACATTGGTTAAAAATTGCAAACGATTGTTAATTTCGGTTAACAAACGTTTTCCAATTTTCTCTTCATATTTGTCTAATTTTAAATTTTTGAAAAAAATAGATAATTCATCTAAAGGAAGCGTTACTAAGTCGGAAATTGTTTTTTCGTTTATTTTTACATAATTTGCTTCTTTTCGCAAACGTTTGCCATTACAGGTCGTACATTTTGTTTTTCCTCGATAACGAGACAACATTACACGATTCTGAATTTTATAACTTTTTTCTTCTAAAGTTGTAAAAAAGTGATGAATTCCATTAAAACTTTTATTCCCATTCCAAACCAATTCTTGTTGTTTTTCAGTCAACTCGAACCAAGGTTTGTGAATTGGGATATCAAATTTATAGGCAACATCAATTAAATCTTCTTTATAATGAATGTAAGAAGGGGTTTTAAAAGGGAAAATGGCGTCTTCCATAATAGATAAACCTGTGTTGGGAATTACCAAATCTTCGTCAATTCCAATAACATTTCCATAACCTTCGCAAGTTGGGCAAGCGCCATAAGGATTGTTAAAACTGAATAAATGTGTGTTTGGTTCTAAGAAAGTCATTCCATCCAAATCAAACTGATTGCTAAATTCAGCTACTTTATTATCTGCTAAATTTTCTATAAAACAAATTCCTTTTCCCTCGAAAAAAGCAGTCTGAATTGCATCTGCCAATCTGTTGTAAAAATCCTCATCATCTTTGGTTACAATTCTATCAACTACTAAAAATAAGGGTTCATTTCTATAGTCTTTCTGAGGAAAATCGGCAATTCTATGTACTTTATCGTTCCATTTTAAACGCGCATATCCTTGTTGTTCTAAAACTTGTAAAACGGTTTTTAAATCTCGATCTTTAGTAATTGCAATGGGAGCTAATAATAAAAGCTTCGTTTTATCGTCGAATTTCTTTACAAAATTAACAACGTCGGAAACCGTATCTTTTTTTACTTCTTTTCCTGAAATAGGAGAGAAGGTTTTCCCAATTCTGGCATATAATAATTTTATATAATCGTAAATTTCTGTTGATGTTCCAACTGTAGAGCGTGGATTTGTAGAGTTTACTTTCTGCTCAATCGCAATTGCAGGCGCAATTCCTTTGATATAATCTACTTTTGGTTTGTGTAATTTACCTAAAAACTGACGTGCATAAGAACTCAAACTTTCCACATAACGTCTTTGCCCCTCTGCATACAACGTGTCAAAAGCCAAAGAAGATTTTCCAGAACCAGAAAGTCCAGTAATTACCACCAATTTATTTCTGGGGATAACAACATCTATATTCTTTAAATTGTGGAGTTTAGCTCCTTTTATGATTATGTTTTCTTTAGGATTTACTTTGGAAATATCTTTTATCATTTAGCGGGAAATATGAACGATAAATTTACCAAAAAATTGCCTTTTTTTAGTGAATTTATACTTTTTTTAAGAAAAGTTTGTTGGATTGAAAAATAATATTCATATTTGTTATTCATAAACCACACAAAATTAGACGTATATAGTATAAAAATTACTTTAAAATTATTAACTAAATAATAACAGGAAAAGCCTTTTCGCTTTTCTACAAAGTAATTATGATACGTGTAAACAAAATTTCAGACAGTATTTTAGTAAGCGACTATATTAATGGTAGTGAGGCTTCTTTATCGATTTTAATCAATAGGCATCAACAGCGTTTGTTTAGCTTTATTTATAGTAAAGTGCAAAGTAAAGATGTTACAGAAGATATTTTTCAGGATACTTTTATAAAGGTAATTCGAACTTTAAAAAAAGGAAAATATAATGAAGAAGGAAAATTTTTACCTTGGGTGATGCGAATTGCGCATAATTTGGTAATCGATTATTTTAGAAAGAATAATAGAATGCCAAATTTTAAAAATACAGATGAATTTGATATTTTTTCTGTTTTAGGAGATGGAAGCTTAAATGCGGAAAAACAATTGATACAAGAACAAATTTACAGTGATGTTCGAGAGTTAATTAACGAACTTCCAGACGAACAAAAAGAAGTTTTGTTAATGCGTATGTATAAAGACATGAGTTTTAAAGAAATTAGCGAAAACACTGGTGTTAGCATTAATACAGCTTTGGGTAGAATGCGTTATGCGTTAATAAATATGCGTAAATTAATAGAAAAACATAAAATTATTTTGGTAAATTAATAATAATTGTAAAATTGTTGCGTTAACTGTTTATAACCAATAAATTAAATAGCTTATACGATGCAACTTTACTCCAAAAAGTCGTCTAATTTACAGATGCAACCGAAAAAAGAAACAGTTCAATTTTTGATTGATTTTTCCAAATCGCTAACTATTGTAAAAACCAAATCAAAAAATTTCATTGAATTGAATTTGAATTAAGAGTGGAAAAAGCTTCAACGAATGTTGAGGCTTTTTTTATGAAACCTCTTTTAATTTCCACAAAGGGGAAAAACACTCTTCTCTTAAAACTTTTGCTAACTTTTCCGTGAAATTCGTGTTTTAGCTTTTTTATAAACAAAAGAAAAGCTCTGTGAACTTCTGTGCCTTCTCTGTGAATCTTTGTGTAATAACCTTTTTATCCGTGCAAATCTGTGAAATCTGTGTCTTTTAATTTTTTATCACGTTGTAAATCTCTACGTAACTCTATTAAAAACTCTGAGAATCTCTGTGTAACAACACTATTTTTTATAATAAGCATCCAAAACAGACTTTCTACCAATCGTTTTCGTGATAATATCTTTCTCTAAATCCCAACCTCTGGCAGGAGAATACTCGCGTCCATACCAAATAATTTGTAAATGTAAATCGTTCCATAATTCTCTTGGAAATAAACGTTTTGCATCTTTTTCGGTTTGCGCCACACTTTTTCCGTTCGATAAATTCCAACGATACATTAATCTTAAAATATGAGTATCTACAGGAAAAGCAGGCACTCCAAAAGCCTGGCTCATAACAACACTCGCAGTTTTATGACCAACTGCTGGTAATTCTTCTAAACCATCAAAAGATTGTGGAACTTCGCCATTGTATTTTTCGATTAATATTTTAGATAAACCATAAATACCTTTCGATTTCATTGGCGATAAACCACAAGGACGAATAATTTCCTTAATTTCTTCTACAGATAGTTGCACCATATCAAAAGGATTATCTGCTTTTGCAAACAATAAAGGCGTAATTTTATTTACACGAACATCTGTACATTGTGCTGATAATAAAACAGCTACCAATAATGTATAAGGATCTTTATGATCTAAAGGAATTGGTATTTCTGGGTAAAATGTTTGTAATGTATCGATTACAAATTGTACTTTTTCTTGTTTATTCATTCTTCTGAGAATTCAAGATTTAATATTTGAAATTCAAAGTTACAGCAACAAAAATAAATTTCAGTAAAATTTAAGATTAGTTTTAAAAGAACTCCTTTTAAACTTCGTATTTTTGAAAGAACTAATTAAAAATAATATGACAACATTAAAAATAGGAGATAAGGCTCCACAATTTGAAGCAAAAGACAATGCAGGAAATACCGTTAAATTATCTGATTATGCAGGTAAGAAATTAGTTTTGTTCTTTTACCCGAAAGCAAGTACACCAGGTTGTACAAACGAAGCGTGTGATTTACGAGACAATTATCAATCTTTTTTGGCAAAAGGATATGACGTTTTGGGTGCAAGTGCAGATTCTGCAAAAAGACAACAAAATTGGATTAATAAACACGATTTACCTTTTCCGCTTTTAGCTGATGAAGACAAAGCTGTAATTGAAGCTTTTGGAGTTTGGGGGCCGAAGAAATTTATGGGAAAAGAATATGATGGAATTCACAGAACTACTTTTGTTATCGACGAAAATGGAGTAATAGAAGATATTATATCAAAAGTAAAAACAAAAGCACATGCAGCGCAAATTTTGGGTTAGGCAACAATTAAACCCTGTTGTGTGCAATTTGCACAAAATTTTATCATAATACCAATTTTTGGTATATTTGAAAAAATATGTCAAATGAACAAAAACACATCAATATCACTCGGAAACTATTTTGACCAATTCGTTCAAAGCCGAATAAGTGAAGGAAGATTTAAAAACGTTAGTGAGGTCATACGCGCTGGACTAAGGCTTTTAGAGGAAGAAGAAAGTAAAGTGATTGCCTTAAAAAACGCAATACAAGAAGGAATTGACAGCGGAACTGCTCACGATTTTGACCCCAAAAAACATTTGGAATCTTTAAAAGCGAAAAAGCGCTCGAATGGCTGAATATAAACTGACCAACAAAGCTGTCGAGGATTTATCTAAGATTTGGGACTATATATTTGAAGTCTGGTCTGAAAAACAAGCTGACAAATATTACGATGGACTGATTTCTAACTGTGAAGAAATCGCAGAAAATCCAGAGTTGGGAAAAAACTATAAAGAAATATCAAAGCAACTTCTCGGAGTGAAAGCAAATCGGTACATAATATTCTACAGAACATTGGAAAAAAATTATGTTGAAATAACGAGGATATTGCACGAACGAATGGATTTAAAGGAAAGAATAACCGAATAAAAACTGCACACAACAATGGTTATAAGTAATTGCTTGTTCTCGCCTATTTTGGAAATTTCTGCGGAATTTCCAACTCGGTGTGTACTTGCAAAGTTAAGTGCTAACCCACGCAACTACTTATAGACGTTACCGCTAAATTCCGAATTTTATCAATTTTGGAGTACTTTTAGTATTGGTTATTTCAAATAATTCTCTTTTATGAGATTTTAAGGAGCTTTCTGTAATATTTAATTTTACAGAAAGTTCTTTTTCTTTTTATACTAAAACGTCATACTAAGTTTAAAGTTTAAAACTCTACCTGTCATAAAATTTGGGATTCCAAACTGCGTTTTAGAATACACATCTCTCACCCAAGTGTTGGTAATCGCATTCTGAATATCGAACATATTAAAAAGCTCTAAACCCGCTGTTAGTTCTTTAAATTTTGATAAAAAACCTGTTTGGTATTGTTTGTTTGCATCTGCAAAAACATAAGAAACACCTAAATCTGCTCTTTTGTAATCTCGCAAACGTTCTTGAAATTGATAAACATCGGAATAAGCAGGTGCTCCACCAGGAACTCCTGTATTGTAAACCAAGTTTAAATATGCTTTTAAATTCGGTAGGTTTGGCACATAATCTTGGAACAAAATTCCGAATTTTATACGTTGGTCAGAAGGTCTAGAAATATCTCCTCTGTTATCTATATTTTCTTCGGTTTTTAAATACCCTAAACTTACCCAACTTTCGTTTCCTGGAACAAATTCGCCATTTAAACGAACATCTAAACCATGTGCATAAGCAGTTGTAACATTGTCTGCTCTATAACGAATTCTAACATTATCTACAGAGTATGCATTTACATCTGTTAAATCTTTAAAGTACAATTCTGTTGTAAGTTTAAAAGGTCTTTCCCATAAATCGAAACTATAATCCATTCCTGCTACTAAATGTATCGATTTTTGAGCTTTAACATTTACATTAATCTTTCCATTAAATTTTTTTAATTCTCTGTAAGAAGGTGGTTGCGAATACCAGCCACCAGAAAAATGAAACAACATATCTCTAGCCCAATTTGGTTTTATTGCAAATTGTGCTCTTGGACTAATAATAAGCTGACTTTTAGAGGTGTTTCCGTTTGAAGAAACCGTCCAATTTTGTGCTCTAATCCCGAAATTGTACCAAACTTCGTTGTCGTTCCAAAAACGACGTTCGTTAAATTGAACAAACCCTGAAATACGATTAATTTGTACTTTATTATCTTCTCTAATATTCTGAAAAGGAATTATTGGACCTTCAAAAGGTTCGTAAGGTTGGTTGTTTCCAGCATGGTTTGGAGGACGCACAGAAAAACCTAAAGAATCGATTATTTCCCATTCTCTAATGCGTTCACGAACATCTTCATTTTGATATTTTACACCAAAATTCCATTGAGTTCTCTCTTTTTTATAAGTTCCTCTTATTTGCACATTGTTAATTAGTGCATCTAAATCGTTTCTTGCATGGTTTAATTGAGAACCAATTCCTTTAGCAAAATCGACTTCTCCAAAATCCTCTGAACCAATATTGGCATTTACTTCTCCCAAATTATAGGAAGCTAAAACATCGTAATATTCTTCTTCTTGGGTGTTGTAACTAGAAACTGTTGTTCTAAAAGATAAGTTATCATTTATTTTATAATCTGCAGACAAGGCATTAAATAAGGTAAAA from the Polaribacter cellanae genome contains:
- a CDS encoding endonuclease III domain-containing protein; the protein is MNKQEKVQFVIDTLQTFYPEIPIPLDHKDPYTLLVAVLLSAQCTDVRVNKITPLLFAKADNPFDMVQLSVEEIKEIIRPCGLSPMKSKGIYGLSKILIEKYNGEVPQSFDGLEELPAVGHKTASVVMSQAFGVPAFPVDTHILRLMYRWNLSNGKSVAQTEKDAKRLFPRELWNDLHLQIIWYGREYSPARGWDLEKDIITKTIGRKSVLDAYYKK
- the uvrA gene encoding excinuclease ABC subunit UvrA translates to MIKDISKVNPKENIIIKGAKLHNLKNIDVVIPRNKLVVITGLSGSGKSSLAFDTLYAEGQRRYVESLSSYARQFLGKLHKPKVDYIKGIAPAIAIEQKVNSTNPRSTVGTSTEIYDYIKLLYARIGKTFSPISGKEVKKDTVSDVVNFVKKFDDKTKLLLLAPIAITKDRDLKTVLQVLEQQGYARLKWNDKVHRIADFPQKDYRNEPLFLVVDRIVTKDDEDFYNRLADAIQTAFFEGKGICFIENLADNKVAEFSNQFDLDGMTFLEPNTHLFSFNNPYGACPTCEGYGNVIGIDEDLVIPNTGLSIMEDAIFPFKTPSYIHYKEDLIDVAYKFDIPIHKPWFELTEKQQELVWNGNKSFNGIHHFFTTLEEKSYKIQNRVMLSRYRGKTKCTTCNGKRLRKEANYVKINEKTISDLVTLPLDELSIFFKNLKLDKYEEKIGKRLLTEINNRLQFLTNVGLNYLTLNRTSNTLSGGESQRINLATSLGSSLVGSMYILDEPSIGLHPKDTERLIGVLKDLRDLGNTVVVVEHDEDIMKEADYIIDIGPEAGTFGGNVVAEGTFKEILKSDSLTAQYLNNDLRIEVPTKRRTSKNNIQIIGAREHNLKNIDVTFPLNCLSVITGVSGSGKSTLVKSILYPTMQKKLIGYGEKIGQHTDIKGSFENLKHVEFIDQNPIGRSSRSNPVTYIKAYDDIRALFSNQKLSKIRNYKPKHFSFNVEGGRCEVCKGEGEVTIEMQFMADVHLECDACNGKRFKKEVLEVNFQGKNIDDILNLTIDDAVAFFSENLVTKIAQKLKPLQDVGLGYVQLGQSSSTLSGGEAQRIKLASFLVKGNTKDKALFIFDEPTTGLHFHDIKKLLRSFNALIDRGHSIIVIEHNIELIKCADYIIDLGLEGGKNGGKLIFQGTPEALARNKESYTSKYLTEKLMF
- a CDS encoding TonB-dependent receptor, encoding MKKLLILFLFLCIPYFAFAQKTTILKGTIKNKEKQPIENVSVKFGNTGTTTDENGNYSIRIPFKKEITIIFRHVSYKTFNKKIKATSRNAIRFSPILSLKTEELKEVVVKDRRKEAQGITKINVNKAKHIVGPNAGVENVLMTLPGVNNNNELSTQYNVRGGNFDENLVYVNGIEVYRPFLIRSGQQEGLSFINSNMVQNINFSAGGFQAKYGDKLSSVLDITYRKPNEITTTVNASLLGASATFEGVFLDNKLSILTGVRYRDNSLFVNSKQIETNFRPRFTDLQSYISYDFSDKFTLSYLSNFSLNNYNYQPISRRTRFGTVANPLELIVFYKGKEENNYFTLFNALSADYKINDNLSFRTTVSSYNTQEEEYYDVLASYNLGEVNANIGSEDFGEVDFAKGIGSQLNHARNDLDALINNVQIRGTYKKERTQWNFGVKYQNEDVRERIREWEIIDSLGFSVRPPNHAGNNQPYEPFEGPIIPFQNIREDNKVQINRISGFVQFNERRFWNDNEVWYNFGIRAQNWTVSSNGNTSKSQLIISPRAQFAIKPNWARDMLFHFSGGWYSQPPSYRELKKFNGKINVNVKAQKSIHLVAGMDYSFDLWERPFKLTTELYFKDLTDVNAYSVDNVRIRYRADNVTTAYAHGLDVRLNGEFVPGNESWVSLGYLKTEENIDNRGDISRPSDQRIKFGILFQDYVPNLPNLKAYLNLVYNTGVPGGAPAYSDVYQFQERLRDYKRADLGVSYVFADANKQYQTGFLSKFKELTAGLELFNMFDIQNAITNTWVRDVYSKTQFGIPNFMTGRVLNFKLSMTF
- the bcp gene encoding thioredoxin-dependent thiol peroxidase; translated protein: MTTLKIGDKAPQFEAKDNAGNTVKLSDYAGKKLVLFFYPKASTPGCTNEACDLRDNYQSFLAKGYDVLGASADSAKRQQNWINKHDLPFPLLADEDKAVIEAFGVWGPKKFMGKEYDGIHRTTFVIDENGVIEDIISKVKTKAHAAQILG
- a CDS encoding RNA polymerase sigma factor; protein product: MIRVNKISDSILVSDYINGSEASLSILINRHQQRLFSFIYSKVQSKDVTEDIFQDTFIKVIRTLKKGKYNEEGKFLPWVMRIAHNLVIDYFRKNNRMPNFKNTDEFDIFSVLGDGSLNAEKQLIQEQIYSDVRELINELPDEQKEVLLMRMYKDMSFKEISENTGVSINTALGRMRYALINMRKLIEKHKIILVN
- a CDS encoding type II toxin-antitoxin system ParD family antitoxin, which codes for MNKNTSISLGNYFDQFVQSRISEGRFKNVSEVIRAGLRLLEEEESKVIALKNAIQEGIDSGTAHDFDPKKHLESLKAKKRSNG
- a CDS encoding type II toxin-antitoxin system RelE/ParE family toxin, producing the protein MAEYKLTNKAVEDLSKIWDYIFEVWSEKQADKYYDGLISNCEEIAENPELGKNYKEISKQLLGVKANRYIIFYRTLEKNYVEITRILHERMDLKERITE